The following proteins come from a genomic window of Phycisphaerae bacterium:
- a CDS encoding ankyrin repeat domain-containing protein, with product MNKTVHNMEEPEVINYALLGAIGADEPETIARLIEKGANVDFRDRSGRTALHLAAEKGRPESIKALITAGADIHLRNAKGRTALYSAIFGLDSRAVEELISAGIDVNARDEKGLTAEEVARKAMMYALADDIRKLSRDQESSTQSKSR from the coding sequence TTGAACAAAACTGTCCATAACATGGAAGAACCGGAGGTCATCAACTACGCGCTGCTCGGCGCAATTGGCGCCGACGAGCCTGAGACTATTGCCCGTTTGATTGAGAAAGGAGCTAATGTTGACTTTCGCGATCGCAGCGGACGAACGGCTTTACATTTGGCGGCCGAGAAGGGAAGGCCCGAATCGATAAAAGCGCTAATTACCGCAGGTGCAGATATACACCTGCGGAATGCGAAGGGTCGCACAGCATTATATTCGGCGATTTTCGGGCTAGATTCCCGAGCAGTCGAAGAGCTGATTAGCGCTGGTATTGATGTTAACGCAAGAGACGAGAAAGGACTCACCGCTGAGGAAGTTGCAAGAAAAGCGATGATGTACGCCCTAGCCGATGATATCAGAAAATTATCTCGGGACCAGGAAAGCAGCACACAAAGCAAGTCCCGCTAA
- the mobF gene encoding MobF family relaxase codes for MLRIIQNTTPQGARTYYSTADYYSEGQELTGHWRGEGAKRLGLEGTVQQKDWDALCDNRDPNTGKVLTARQNQGRRVGYDFNFHVPKSVSVLYGVSKDDRILEAFRESVDATMRDMEAEMQTRVRAKGQNDDRLTGNMVWGEFIHTTARPVDGVPDPHLHAHAFVFNTTWDEKEGRWKAAQFAGLKRDAPYFEAVFHSRLARKLEELGLPVERTKKGWELAGVPKPAMEKFSRRTALIEGKAREKGITSAEVKGELGAKTRERKRKDLTFDELRREWNGRLSSEELAALESVKGRLGRASIAEDDRLAGEAVARAVEHSFERSSVVPERRLLAAALKRSYGAASPETVLREVGRQNLVGAERDGRRLVTTADVLKEETRMIDFARRGRGTCRRLGDGSHVFKRDWLNSDQRSAVLHVLNSPDRVMLIRGGAGTGKTTMMTEAVEAIEAHGKHVFTFAPSADASRGVLRREGFADAETVARLLVDQELQSRARGQVLWIDEAGLLGTKTMAQVFDLAERLDARVILSGDRRQHGSVERGAALRLLEEEAGLVPAEVREIQRQKGAYKQAVQALSEGRTEEGFRQLDRLGWVREVTETDRYKALAEDYVATVAEGKTAIVVSPTHREGEWITDEIRSQLKRAGRLSGGEHHVLTLLNANLTEAERSDSLNYSPGDVLVMHQNAKGYRKGERVVVGSDQLPLVEAARFTVYRPDLLPVAPGDVLRITRNGTTADGGHRLNNGATFAVKDFDAKGNIVLTNGWKIARDFGHIAYGYVVTSHASQGRTVDRVLIGESAQSFPAASREQFYVSVSRGRQRATIYTDDKQALLEAVSRSDDRLSATEFLNGRNHRERALAFERLEQLLPAVSDAHRDAQLEQRRMDHDR; via the coding sequence ATGCTTCGCATCATCCAGAACACCACGCCGCAAGGCGCTCGCACGTACTATTCCACGGCCGATTATTACTCGGAAGGTCAGGAGCTTACCGGCCATTGGCGCGGCGAGGGAGCCAAGCGCCTCGGTCTTGAAGGAACCGTGCAGCAGAAAGACTGGGACGCGCTCTGCGACAACCGCGATCCCAACACGGGCAAAGTGCTGACTGCGAGGCAGAATCAGGGCCGTCGCGTCGGCTATGACTTCAACTTCCACGTGCCGAAGAGCGTATCGGTGCTTTACGGCGTCTCGAAGGATGATCGCATCCTGGAGGCATTCCGCGAGTCGGTCGATGCCACAATGCGGGACATGGAAGCGGAAATGCAGACCCGCGTCCGTGCGAAGGGACAGAACGACGACCGCTTGACAGGCAACATGGTGTGGGGCGAGTTCATCCATACTACGGCGCGTCCGGTGGATGGCGTGCCAGACCCGCATCTTCATGCTCACGCGTTCGTTTTCAACACGACCTGGGACGAAAAGGAAGGCCGCTGGAAGGCCGCGCAGTTCGCGGGCCTCAAACGCGACGCGCCGTACTTCGAGGCGGTGTTCCATTCGCGGCTGGCGCGGAAGCTGGAAGAACTCGGGCTGCCGGTGGAACGCACAAAAAAGGGATGGGAGCTTGCCGGTGTGCCGAAGCCGGCGATGGAAAAGTTCTCGCGCCGCACGGCGCTCATCGAAGGCAAGGCGCGGGAGAAGGGAATTACGAGCGCCGAAGTGAAGGGCGAGCTCGGCGCGAAGACGCGGGAGCGTAAGCGGAAGGACCTGACCTTCGATGAATTGCGCCGGGAGTGGAATGGGCGGCTGTCTTCGGAGGAACTGGCGGCGCTGGAATCCGTCAAGGGTCGGCTCGGACGTGCAAGCATCGCGGAGGATGATCGTCTCGCCGGGGAAGCGGTCGCGCGGGCGGTCGAGCATTCGTTCGAGCGAAGCTCGGTGGTGCCCGAGCGTAGGCTGCTGGCTGCGGCGCTCAAACGATCCTACGGCGCGGCCTCGCCGGAGACCGTGCTCAGGGAAGTGGGCCGGCAAAACCTCGTCGGAGCGGAACGAGATGGAAGGCGGCTGGTGACGACCGCCGACGTACTAAAGGAAGAAACGCGAATGATTGATTTCGCGCGGCGGGGCAGGGGCACCTGTCGTCGCCTGGGCGACGGTTCGCATGTCTTCAAACGTGACTGGCTAAATTCCGATCAGCGAAGCGCCGTGCTGCACGTCCTCAACTCGCCGGACCGTGTCATGCTCATTCGCGGCGGGGCCGGTACGGGCAAGACGACGATGATGACGGAGGCCGTCGAAGCGATTGAGGCGCACGGCAAGCACGTCTTCACCTTCGCGCCATCGGCCGACGCCTCGCGCGGCGTGCTGCGGCGGGAAGGATTCGCCGACGCCGAAACCGTCGCCCGGCTGCTCGTGGATCAGGAGCTACAGTCGCGGGCGCGCGGACAGGTGCTGTGGATTGACGAAGCCGGCCTGCTCGGCACGAAGACGATGGCGCAGGTCTTCGACCTGGCGGAGCGCCTGGATGCCCGCGTGATTCTCTCCGGGGACCGAAGGCAGCACGGGTCGGTCGAACGCGGGGCGGCGCTGCGTCTCTTGGAGGAAGAGGCGGGGCTGGTCCCGGCCGAAGTCCGCGAGATACAGCGACAGAAGGGCGCGTACAAGCAGGCGGTTCAAGCGTTAAGCGAAGGCCGGACGGAAGAGGGGTTCCGGCAACTCGACAGGCTGGGCTGGGTGCGCGAAGTCACGGAAACGGATCGCTACAAGGCGTTGGCGGAGGACTATGTCGCCACGGTCGCCGAAGGGAAGACGGCCATAGTTGTGAGTCCGACGCACCGGGAGGGCGAGTGGATTACCGATGAAATCCGCTCCCAACTCAAGCGCGCCGGCCGGCTCTCCGGCGGCGAGCATCACGTTCTGACGCTCCTTAACGCCAATCTCACCGAAGCCGAGCGGAGCGACTCGTTGAACTATTCGCCGGGTGACGTGCTGGTGATGCACCAAAACGCCAAGGGCTACCGGAAGGGCGAACGCGTGGTCGTGGGGAGCGATCAGTTACCGCTCGTCGAAGCCGCTAGGTTCACCGTTTACCGACCCGACCTCCTGCCGGTCGCGCCGGGAGACGTTCTGCGAATCACGCGAAATGGGACTACGGCCGACGGCGGGCACCGGCTCAACAACGGCGCGACTTTCGCCGTGAAAGATTTCGACGCAAAAGGCAATATTGTTCTGACGAACGGCTGGAAGATTGCCCGCGACTTCGGGCACATTGCCTATGGCTACGTCGTAACAAGTCATGCGAGCCAGGGGCGCACCGTTGACAGAGTCCTGATAGGCGAGTCAGCGCAGAGTTTTCCGGCGGCGTCGCGCGAGCAATTTTACGTTTCCGTCTCGCGCGGTCGGCAGCGGGCGACGATCTACACCGACGACAAGCAAGCGCTGCTGGAAGCCGTCAGCCGCTCCGACGACCGGCTTTCGGCGACGGAGTTCCTGAACGGCCGCAATCATCGCGAGCGGGCGCTCGCCTTCGAGCGGCTGGAACAATTGCTGCCGGCGGTGTCCGACGCGCATCGGGATGCTCAACTGGAGCAACGGAGAATGGACCATGACCGGTAG